In one window of Camelus dromedarius isolate mCamDro1 chromosome 7, mCamDro1.pat, whole genome shotgun sequence DNA:
- the LOC135321757 gene encoding LOW QUALITY PROTEIN: cytochrome c oxidase subunit 6C-like (The sequence of the model RefSeq protein was modified relative to this genomic sequence to represent the inferred CDS: substituted 3 bases at 3 genomic stop codons) codes for MTSGSLMKPQMHGLLAMRLQFHTVGALVVSLGDAAFCKIAVVEPRKKAYADFYKKLXFHKXFXDVEACIFQSAK; via the coding sequence ATGACTTCTGGTTCTTTGATGAAACCTCAGATGCATGGCCTTCTGGCCATGCGCCTGCAATTTCATACTGTTGGAGCATTAGTTGTATCTCTGGGGGATGCAGCTTTCTGTAAGATTGCTGTAGTTGAACCAAGAAAGAAGGCATATGCAGATTTTTACAAAAAGTTATGATTCCATAAATGATTTTGAGATGTAGAGGCTTGCATCTTTCAGAGTGCAAAGTGA